In the Podospora pseudocomata strain CBS 415.72m chromosome 5, whole genome shotgun sequence genome, one interval contains:
- a CDS encoding hypothetical protein (antiSMASH:Cluster_1; EggNog:ENOG503NW25; COG:S) — protein MAFHDNTVSRHNEGEVEPPKSELHPVKWYRSTFWNMTVLGLCNLAAPGIWGAMNSLGAGGAASPQLINAANALTFCLMVVSCYFSSTLVHYVGIKGALIFGTIGYAPYAAGLYTNNRFGTQWLVLLGAALCGISAGVFWMAEAAIAIAYPEPWNRGKAIGYWLTYRLAGQILGGAINLGLNAKNSEAGKVSYTVFLVFIAVQCTGPLFGFLLNAPDKVERTDGKKVGLAITRGPLFELKETARLFVGNKFLLMVLFIGQAVFAEAVYFTYLAMWFSVRSRALGSFLSGIIAVVSGWILGAWIDRTRIALTTRARTSFWVIVVLQGAWWTWATVLVTRYRVTRPTFDWVDGNFGEGFGVFVFLTVGFQLNYMFLYFIIHNLAKDESEVVRYAALLRGTESAWQAVSYGLTSLVVFAEVGGVYINFGLWAIAIFPAWLVVREFGTSKVEFVEERASSAETPSLKSDDKGL, from the exons ATGGCCTTCCACGACAACACTGTTTCGCGTCACAATGAGGGTGAAGTCGAGCCTCCCAAATCTGAATTGCATCCGGTCAAATGGTACCGTTCCACCTTTTGGAACATGACCGTTCTGGGTTTGTGCAATCTGGCGGCACCGGGAATTTGGGGCGCCATGAACTCGCTTGGGGCCGGCGGCGCTGCCTCACCACAGCTCATCAATGCAGCCAATGCTCTGACTTTCTGTCTCATGGTGGTATCGTGCTACTTCTCCAGTACTTTGGTGCACTACGTCGGGATCAAGGGTGCTCTTATTTTCGGAAC GATCGGTTACGCGCCATATGCAGCGGGCCTTTACACCAATAACCGCTTCGGGACCCAATGGCTCGTCTTGTTGGGTGCTGCGCTCTGCGGTATCTCGGCCGGTGTGTTTTGGATGGCCGAGGCTGCTATTGCCATTGCTTATCCAGAGCCTTGGAACAGGGGCAAAGCTATCGGCTACTGGCTGACATATCGACTGGCTGGTCAGATTCTGGGCGGTGCGATCAACCTTGGTCTCAATGCCAAGAACAGCGAGGCTGGCAAAGTGTCATACACAGTCTTCCTGGTGTTCATTGCAGTGCAGTGCACTGGTCCCCTCTTCGGATTTTTGCTCAATGCACCGGACAAGGTCGAGAGAACAGATGGCAAGAAGGTGGGGCTGGCCATCACGCGCGGTCCTCTCtttgagctcaaggagacGGCGAGGCTGTTCGTGGGCAACAAGTTtctcttgatggtgttgttcaTCGGACAGGCTGTCTTTGCAGAGGCAGTCTACTTCACCTATCTTGCTA TGTGGTTCTCTGTCCGATCTCGTGCTTTGGGATCGTTCTTGTCTGGCATCATTGCTGTTGTTTCGGGGTGGATACTCGGT GCCTGGATTGATCGCACAAGAATTGCTCTCACGACCCGTGCTCGCACCAGCTTCTGGGTCATTGTGGTTCTGCAGGGCGCTTGGTGGACGTGGGCGACGGTTCTTGTCACCCGCTATCGCGTCACCAGACCAACGTTCGACTGGGTTGACGGGAACTTCGGTGAGGGCTTCGGTGTTTTCGTGTTTTTGACCGTTGGCTTCCAGCTGAACTACATGTTTCTGTacttcatcatccacaacTTGGCCAAAGATGAGTCGGAGGTGGTCCGCTATGCCGCGCTTCTGCGGGGAACCGAGTCGGCGTGGCAGGCTGTCAGCTACGGCCTCACTTCGCTCGTGGTCTTtgctgaggttgggggtgtttACATTAATTTTGGACTGTGGgccatcgccatcttccCGGCTTGGTTGGTTGTGCGCGAGTTTGGCACCTCCAAAGTGGAGTTCGTGGAGGAGCGGGCGTCGTCAGCGGAAACACCGAGCTTGAAGAGCGACGACAAGGGATTGTGA
- a CDS encoding hypothetical protein (EggNog:ENOG503NUI0; COG:Q; antiSMASH:Cluster_1; SMCOG1092:hypothetical protein), which yields MATITTLPDPVAAINATEKLSNLSISALEVPELSSSDRDTNSDSHSDHYTPATSPGLPPSTTTIPQRIPTYPKSRITLVDRFIDQPRALKVAVIGGGLAGITAGILLPAKVPNIQLTIFEKNDDFGGTWLENTYPGVRCDIPSHVYQSTFEPKTDWSDQFAPGGEIRDYWQSVAKKHDVYRLARFGTRVQSLEWDAGKSVWKVSTQHKEEEGPKVEEFNFVLNAIGRFNAWKLPDYEGIESYKGHLRHASHWDGEFDVDGKTVAVIGNGASGIQLVANLQKRVKQLDHYARNKTWIAGSWAGDERTAGPQPYSEEQKELFARDPTAYLRFRKELEDKYWRRFSAFFRGSETNIDLRERFIEIMKQRLKKKPELLEHIVPDFSPNCRRLTPGPGYLEAISEDNVEYITSRIARFTEDGIVTVDGRERKVDAVFCATGANVDMVTPFPIKGQDGTELRELWDPESKTGYGFPYTYLGLATPGFPNLLFVHGPHGTGPSGTVPHSVEVQLVCFAKILRKVAREGIKSIQPSRRAADEFVEYSDAFFTSTVLSDNCSSWYNGGRPGGRIHGIWPGSAGHVTAVRREPRWEDWEYTYLGPEGNRFAWYFGNGWTSKEADENSDMTSYLRLPGEVNLKDLHESWWDLP from the exons acGATTCCCCAGCGGATCCCTACATATCCCAAGTCCCGAATCACCCTCGTCGACCGCTTCATTGACCAGCCCCGTGCCCTCAAAGTAGCTGTCATCGGCGGTGGTCTAGCGGGAATCACAGCTGGCATCCTGCTTCCTGCCAAAGTCCCCAACATCCAACTGACGATCTTTGAGAAGAACGACGACTTT GGCGGCACCTGGCTCGAAAACACCTACCCCGGCGTCCGTTGCGACATCCCCTCCCACGTCTACCAATCGACCTTCGAGCCCAAAACCGACTGGTCCGACCAGTTCGCCCCCGGCGGCGAAATCAGAGACTACTGGCAATCCGTCGCCAAGAAGCACGATGTCTACCGGCTCGCACGATTCGGCACCAGAGTCCAGTCACTCGAGTGGGATGCGGGCAAGTCAGTCTGGAAAGTCAGCACCCAACacaaagaggaggaaggaccAAAGGTCGAGGAGTTCAACTTTGTATTGAACGCCATTGGGCGGTTCAACGCCTGGAAGCTGCCAGACTACGAAGGGATCGAGTCGTACAAGGGCCACCTGAGACATGCATCACattgggatggggagtttgaTGTTGACGGCAAGACTGTGGCGGTGATTGGGAATGGTGCTTCTGGGATTCAGCTGGTGGCCAATCTGCAAAAGAGGGTGAAGCAGTTGGATCATTATGCGAGAAACAAGACTTGGATTGCAGGCAGCTGGGCGGGTGATGAACGGACTGCTGGTCCTCAGCCTTATTctgaggagcagaaggagtTGTTTGCGAGGGATCCGACGGCGTACCTTAGGTTCAGAAAAGAGCTGGAAGACAAGTACTGGAGGAGgttctccgccttcttcagGGGGTCGGAGACGAATATTGATCTTCGGGAAAGGTTCATCGAGATCATGAAgcagaggttgaagaagaagccagagTTGTTGGAGCATATCGTTCCAGACTTTTCACCAAACTGCAGACGCCTGACACCAGGGCCGGGATACCTGGAGGCCATCTCGGAAGATAATGTCGAGTACATCACTTCGCGGATCGCGAGGTTCACAGAAGATGGAATCGTCACAGTGGATGGCAGAGAAAGGAAGGTCGATGCTGTCTTTTGCGCGACGGGTGCGAACGTGGACATGGTGACACCATTCCCCATCAAGGGACAGGATGGGACAGAGTTGAGGGAGCTCTGGGATCCAGAGTCAAAGACTGGCTATGGCTTCCCGTACACCTATCTTGGTCTCGCCACCCCGGGCTTCCCCAACTTGCTGTTCGTCCATGGTCCCCACGGAACAGGTCCGTCGGGTACTGTCCCGCATTCCGTCGAGGTCCAACTGGTGTGTTTCGCCAAGATCCTGAGGAAGGTAGCAAGAGAGGGGATCAAGAGCATCCAGCCATCCAGGAGAGCAGCTGATGAGTTCGTCGAGTACTCTGATGCCTTTTTTACCTCGACTGTTCTTAGTGATAATTGTAGCAGTTGGTACAATGGCGGGCGTCCAGGCGGTAGAATCCACGGCATCTGGCCAGGAAGCGCAGGCCATGTCACGGCTGTGAGAAGAGAGCCCAGATGGGAGGACTGGGAGTACACGTATCTCGGGCCTGAGGGCAATCGGTTTGCATGGTATTTTGGGAATGGCTGGACAAGCAAGGAGGCAGATGAGAACTCGGACATGACCTCGTATTTGCGATTGCCGGGGGAGGTGAATCTGAAGGACCTGCATGAGAGTTGGTGGGATCTACCCTAG